In the Arachis ipaensis cultivar K30076 chromosome B04, Araip1.1, whole genome shotgun sequence genome, NNNNNNNNNNNNNNNNNNNNNNNNNNNNNNNNNNNNNNNNNNNNNNNNNNNNNNNNNNNNNNNNNNNNNNNNNNNNNNNNNNNNNNNNNNNNNNNNNNNNNNNNNNNNNNNNNNNNNNNNNNNNNNNNNNNNNNNNNNNNNNNNNNNNNNNNNNNNNNNNNNNNNNNNNNNNNNNNNNNNNNNNNNNNNNNNNNNNNNNNNNNNNNNNNNNNNNNNNNNNNNNNNNNNNNNNNNNNNNNNNNNNNNNNNNNNNNNNNNNNNNNNNNNNNNNNNNNNNNNNNNNNNNNNNNNNNNNNNNNNNNNNNNNNNNNNNNNNNNNNNNNNNNNNNNNNNNNNNNNNNNNNNNNNNNNNNNNNNNNNNNNNNNNNNNNNNNNNNNNNNNNNNNNNNNNNNNNNNNNNNNNNNNNNNNNNNNNNNNNNNNNNNNNNNNNNNNNNNNNNNNNNNNNNNNNNNNNNNNNNNNNNNNNNNNNNNNNNNNNNNNNNNNNNNNNNNNNNNNNNNNNNNNNNNNNNNNNNNNNNNNNNNNNNNNNNNNNNNNNNNNNNNNNNNNNNNNNNNNNNNNNNNNNNNNNNNNNNNNNNNNNNNNNNNNNNNNNNNNNNNNNNNNNNNNNNNNNNNNNNNNNNNNNNNNNNNNNNNNNNNNNNNNNNNNNNNNNNNNNNNNNNNNNNNNNNNNNNNNNNNNNNNNNNNNNNNNNNNNNNNNNNNNNNNNNNNNNNNNNNNNNNNNNNNNNNNNNNNNNNNNNNNNNNNNNNNNNNNNNNNNNNNNNNNNNNNNNNNNNNNNNNNNNNNNNNNNNNNNNNNNNNNNNNNNNNNNNNNNNNNNNNNNNNNNNNNNNNNNNNNNNNNNNNNNNNNNNNNNNNNNNNNNNNNNNNNNNNNNNNNNNNNNNNNNNNNNNNNNNNNNNNNNNNNNNNNNNNNNNNNNNNNNNNNNNNNNNNNNNNNNNNNNNNNNNNNNNNNNNNNNNNNNNNNNNNNNNNNNNNNNNNNNNNNNNNNNNNNNNNNNNNNNNNNNNNNNNNNNNNNNNNNNNNNNNNNNNNNNNNNNNNNNNNNNNNNNNNNNNNNNNNNNNNNNNNNNNNNNNNNNNNNNNNNNNNNNNNNNNNNNNNNNNNNNNNNNNNNNNNNNNNNNNNNNNNNNNNNNNNNNNNNNNNNNNNNNNNNNNNNNNNNNNNNNNNNNNNNNNNNNNNNNNNNNNNNNNNNNNNNNNNNNNNNNNNNNNNNNNNNNNNNNNNNNNNNNNNNNNNNNNNNNNNNNNNNNNNNNNNNNNNNNNNNNNNNNNNNNNNNNNNNNNNNNNNNNNNNNNNNNNNNNNNNNNNNNNNNNNNNNNNNNNNNNNNNNNNNNNNNNNNNNNNNNNNNNNNNNNNNNNNNNNNNNNNNNNNNNNNNNNNNNNNNNNNNNNNNNNNNNNNNNNNNNNNNNNNNNNNNNNNNNNNNNNNNNNNNNNNNNNNNNNNNNNNNNNNNNNNNNNNNNNNNNNNNNNNNNNNNNNNNNNNNNNNNNNNNNNNNNNNNNNNNNNNNNNNNNNNNNNNNNNNNNNNNNNNNNNNNNNNNNNNNNNNNNNggaattaattgttagggaccaatcgagtaattaattttagttggggactaaaatgtctggtttgaaattctttgaggaccaaaatgagtATATactcataaataaatttttaacaaatgttaaaataagataattacgtttctaaataatattattttaagacaAAATAAATACTTATATTTTATTGTGATCCCAGCGTTGACCATAAATCTTGCCTACTTCAGACAAAGCTGAGCTCCATGCTTCCAACTTGTGATTTTATCTGCCTTTTTCTTCATGCGCAGCCATGGCTTTTCCGTATTCATTAAGCTGAAACTGCACGTCTGATTTTGCCACATTGAAATAGACTGGTAACACCGGTGGCTTTCTTCCGTTTTCCGAACACTCCATGATCTTGATCAGTTCATCAAGGCACCATTGCGAAGTTGGATACTTATGACAAAGTATCAGAATTGACATCATTGATCTTTCAATGGCTTCAAGAAGAGAACCTTCGAAGGTGTCGATTCTTTTGTTGATCAAAGCATGATAGAGTGTGTCTGTGAATTTGAGTCTTGTGTAGCCTCTAAAGCTCAGAAAAACATCATACCTGAAATGTGATGATAGTGCTGCACCTTTATCTGATGATGATGAACCTCCCGTGGTAACAATCTTTGCAAGTTTTTAGTTGCAATAACCAAGAGTACTCTACAAAAGTTATGAGAAAAATGGACATAGAAATGTAGATTAGGTGAAGTAGAGTCATTACAAATGTAGACTCTGTCTAAattgtaaatattttaaatttttaattacaatttaCGTTATTTTATATGTGTATTTTAAAACATGTAATTGATGTTATAGAACTTTGTTCAGGTGCGTGTATTTTGAGTAGTGCCACTAAGCATTAATTTTAACAATTACTTGCCCCCTGCCCTTCATCGAACGAATTAAAACACAGTAATCTATATTTCTACACCTGTTAATCTAGTTAAGATAGTAAACTCGGGTGCCCCAATAGTTTTTCATACCAAAAAAGTGCTTCCATAGAAAAAGGTAATTCTCGAGAATAAAAAACTATTAGTTCAGACTTAGATAATCTTTGGTTGATTCGTAAATCGTACTCATACTGTTAACTATCTATAGACAAACACTTTCATAATTAAAATCGAGGTCTTATTGAATATAGTAGCTAAGGAACCATGAATACCATATACAAGGGCATAAGAATGGCCCGACAATTAAACTAAAGTTCTATAGATTTTGTACTTTATTCAAAACTAAAGTGAACAAAACAATTCAATAGacttttccctttcttcttttttaaACCTCTTTTCGGATTTAACAGTTCAATATGGAACAAACTAATAGTCTTTGAAGTTTAATCCTCATGAAGCTGAATGGAACAGCAGCTCTACAAAAATTCACTGCCCAGTCATTTCTATTCAAGACTGGCTTGGGCACAACTTATAATTGATGTCacttaaaaaacaaaaacaggCCTGTTTTTGTTAACTACTCGAGCGGATTTGCTGTACAACTGAATCTGTTGCACTGCGTGTTCTGGTCAGAAACGACGGTGCATAGCCGGTAAACTTCCCAAACAAGCCAGAACTGGAACTGTGGGTTTGAACATCTTTAGGAGGAATTATGTTTGAATTTGTGCGATTATTTGTGTAATTCGTCTCCTCTGAAATCTCAGCATCCTCCTGAAAAGACAGACAGAGGAGCTTAAATATGAGACCAAGGAGCAACACACAGGCAGCAAAATTCAAGAAAACAGAtcgaaaaataaaataggatgatAATTTCAAGCAAAAGAAAGAGAATCACCCCNNNNNNNNNNNNNNNNNNNNNNNNNNNNNNNNNNNNNNNNNNNNNNNNNNNNNNNNNNNNNNNNNNNNNNNNNNNNNNNNNNNNNNNNNNNNNNNNNNNNNNNNNNNNNNNNNNNNNNNNNNNNNNNNNNNNNNNNNNNNNNNNNNNNNNNNNNNNNNNNNNNNNNNNNNNNNNNNNNNNNNNNNNNNNNNNNNNNNNNNNNNNNNNNNNNNNNNNNNNNNNNNNNNNNNNNNNNNNNNNNNNNNNNNNNNNNNNNNNNNNNNNNNNNNNNNNNNNNNNNNNNNNNNNNNNNNNNNNNNNNNNNNNNNNNNNNNNNNNNNNNNNNNNNNNNNNNNNNNNNNNNNNNNNNNNNNNNNNNNNNNNNNNNNNNNNNNNNNNNNNNNNNNNNNNNNNNNNNNNNNNNNNNNNNNNNNNNNNNNNNNNNNNNNNNNNNNNNNNNNNNNNNNNNNNNNNNNNNNNNNNNNNNNNNNNNNNNNNNNNNNNNNNNNNNNNNNNNNNNNNNNNNNNNNNNNNNNNNNNNNNNNNNNNNNNNNNNNNNNNNNNNNNNNNNNNNNNNNNNNNNNNNNNNNNNNNNNNNNNNNNNNNNNNNNNNNNNNNNNNNNNNNNNNNNNNNNNNNNNNNNNNNNNNNNNNNNNNNNNNNNNNNNNNNNNNNNNNNNNNNNNNNNNNNNNNNNNNNNNNNNNNNNNNNNNNNNNNNNNNNNNNNNNNNNNNNNNNNNNNNNNNNNNNNNNNNNNNNNNNNNNNNNNNNNNNNNNNNNNNNNNNNNNNNNNNNNNNNNNNNNNNNNNNNNNNNNNNNNNNNNNNNNNNNNNNNNNNNNNNNNNNNNNNNNNNNNNNNNNNNNNNNNNNNNNNNNNNNNNNNNNNNNNNNNNNNNNNNNNNNNNNNNNNNNNNNNNNNNNNNNNNNNNNNNNNNNNNNNNNNNNNNNNNNNNNNNNNNNNNNNNNNNNNNNNNNNNNNNNNNNNNNNNNNNNNNNNNNNNNNNNNNNNNNNNNNNNNNNNNNNNNNNNNNNNNNNNNNNNNNNNNNNNNNNNNNNNNNNNNNNNNNNNNNNNNNNNNNNNNNNNNNNNNNNNNNNNNNNNNNNNNNNNNNNNNNNNNNNNNNNNNNNNNNNNNNNNNNNNNNNNNNNNNNNNNNNNNNNNNNNNNNNNNNNNNNNNNNNNNNNNNNNNNNNNNNNNNNNNNNNNNNNNNNNNNNNNNNNNNNNNNNNNNNNNNNNNNNNNNNNNNNNNNNNNNNNNNNNNNNNNNNNNNNNNNNNNNNNNNNNNNNNNNNNNNNNNNNNNNNNNNNNNNNNNNNNNNNNNNNNNNNNNNNNNNNNNNNNNNNNNNNNNNNNNNNNNNNNNNNNNNNNNNNNNNNNNNNNNNNNNNNNNNNNNNNNNNNNNNNNNNNNNNNNNNNNNNNNNNNNNNNNNNNNNNNNNNNNNNNNNNNNNNNNNNNNNNNNNNNNNNNNNNNNNNNNNNNNNNNNNNNNNNNNNNNNNNNNNNNNNNNNNNNNNNNNNNNNNNNNNNNNNNNNNNNNNNNNNNNNNNNNNNNNNNNNNNNNNNNNNNNNNNNNNNNNNNNNNNNNNNNNNNNNNNNNNNNNNNNNNNNNNNNNNNNNNNNNNNNNNNNNNNNNNNNNNNNNNNNNNNNNNNNNNNNNNNNNNNNNNNNNNNNNNNNNNNNNNNNNNNNNNNNNNNNNNNNNNNNNNNNNNNNNNNNNNNNNNNNNNNNNNNNNNNNNNNNNNNNNNNNNNNNNNNNNNNNNNNNNNNNNNNNNNNNNNNNNNNNNNNNNNNNNNNNNNNNNNNNNNNNNNNNNNNNNNNNNNNNNNNNNNNNNNNNNNNNNNNNNNNNNNNNNNNNNNNNNNNNNNNNNNNNNNNNNNNNNNNNNNNNNNNNNNNNNNNNNNNNNNNNNNNNNNNNNNNNNNNNNNNNNNNNNNNNNNNNNNNNNNNNNNNNNNNNNNNNNNNNNNNNNNNNNNNNNNNNNNNNNNNNNNNNNNNNNNNNNNNNNNNNNNNNNNNNNNNNNNNNNNNNNNNNNNNNNNNNNNNNNNNNNNNNNNNNNNNNNNNNNNNNNNNNNNNNNNNNNNNNNNNNNNNNNNNNNNNNNNNNNNNNNNNNNNNNNNNNNNNNNNNNNNNNNNNNNNNNNNNNNNNNNNNNNNNNNNNNNNNNNNNNNNNNNNNNNNNNNNNNNNNNNNNNNNNNNNNNNNNNNNNNNNNNNNNNNNNNNNNNNNNNNNNNNNNNNNNNNNNNNNNNNNNNNNNNNNNNNNNNNNNNNNNNNNNNNNNNNNNNNCATCTATTTATATCAGATCAAATATTTTTTACTCATtcgttttcttttctctctctctctccctccctccctctccccctctctctctctcgtgtTTAGGtataatttttgtaatttattaaatttttgtttcttttatctttatttatacatttcatttttttatattttttaaaattttttgtttattttaattgcttattattaggcacgcactttttttttcttttaacttctTATTAACAAAAAAAAGTGTCATTTTTATGTTGTTTTTAAATAATCTTACTGTAATTTTTATTTGTNNNNNNNNNNNNNNNNNNNNNNNNNNNNNNNNNNNNNNNNNNNNNNNNNNNNNNNNNNNNNNNNNNNNNNNNNNNNNNNNNNNNNNNNNNNNNNNNNNNNNNNNNNNNNNNNNNNNNNNNNNNNNNNNNNNNNNNNNNNNNNNNNNNNNNNNNNNNNNNNNNNNNNNNNNNNNNNNNNNNNNNNNNNNNNNNNNNNNNNNNNNNNNNNNNNNNNNNNNNNNNNNNNNNNNNNNNNNNNNNNNNNNNNNNNNNNNNNNNNNNNNNNNNNNNNNNNNNNNNNNNNNNNNNNNNNNNNNNNNNNNNNNNNNNNNNNNNNNNNNNNNNNNNNNNNNNNNNNNNNNNNNNNNNNNNNNNNNNNNNNNNNNNNNNNNNNNNNNNNNNNNNNNNNNNNNNNNNNNNNNNNNNNNNNNNNNNNNNNNNNNNNNNNNNNNNNNNNNNNNNNNNNNNNNNNNNNNNNNNNNNNNNNNNNNNNNNNNNNNNNNNNNNNNNNNNNNNNNNNNNNNNNNNNNNNNNNNNNNNNNNNNNNNNNNNNNNNNNNNNNNNNNNNNNNNNNNNNNNNNNNNNNNNNNNNNNNNNNNNNNNNNNNNNNNNNNNNNNNNNNNNNNNNNNNNNNNNNNNNNNNNNNNNNNNNNNNNNNNNNNNNNNNNNNNNNNNNNNNNNNNNNNNNNNNNNNNNNNNNNNNNNNNNNNNNNNNNNNNNNNNNNNNNNNNNNNNNNNNNNNNNNNNNNNNNNNNNNNNNNNNNNNNNNNNNNNNNNNNNNNNNNNNNNNNNNNNNNNNNNNNNNNNNNNNNNNNNNNNNNNNNNNNNNNNNNNNNNNNNNNNNNNNNNNNNNNNNNNNNNNNNNNNNNNNNNNNNNNNNNNNNNNNNNNNNNNNNNNNNNNNNNNNNNNNNNNNNNNNNNNNNNNNNNNNNNNNNNNNNNNNNNNNNNNNNNNNNNNNNNNNNNNNNNNNNNNNNNNNNNNNNNNNNNNNNNNNNNNNNNNNNNNNNNNNNNNNNNNNNNNNNNNNNNNNNNNNNNNNNNNNNNNNNNNNNNNNNNNNNNNNNNNNNNNNNNNNNNNNNNNNNNNNNNNNNNNNNNNNNNNNNNNNNNNNNNNNNNNNNNNNNNNNNNNNNNNNNNNNNNNNNNNNNNNNNNNNNNNNNNNNNNNNNNNNNNNNNNNNNNNNNNNNNNNNNNNNNNNNNNNNNNNNNNNNNNNNNNNNNNNNNNNNNNNNNNNNNNNNNNNNNNNNNNNNNNNNNNNNNNNNNNNNNNNNNNNNNNNNNNNNNNNNNNNNNNNNNNNNNNNNNNNNNNNNNNNNNNNNNNNNNNNNNNNNNNNNNNNNNNNNNNNNNNNNNNNNNNNNNNNNNNNNNNNNNNNNNNNNNNNNNNNNNNNNNNNNNNNNNNNNNNNNNNNNNNNNNNNNNNNNNNNNNNNNNNNNNNNNNNNNNNNNNNNNNNNNNNNNNNNNNNNNNNNNNNNNNNNNNNNNNNNNNNNNNNNNNNNNNNNNNNNNNNNNNNNNNNNNNNNNNNNNNNNNNNNNNNNNNNNNNNNNNNNNNNNNNNNNNNNNNNNNNNNNNNNNNNNNNNNNNNNNNNNNNNNNNNNNNNNNNNNNNNNNNNNNNNNNNNNNNNNNNNNNNNNNNNNNNNNNNNNNNNNNNNNNNNNNNNNNNNNNNNNNNNNNNNNNNNNNNNNNNNNNNNNNNNNNNNNNNNNNNNNNNNNNNNNNNNNNNNNNNNNNNNNNNNNNNNNNNNNNNNNNNNNNNNNNNNNNNNNNNNNNNNNNNNNNNNNNNNNNNNNNNNNNNNNNNNNNNNNNNNNNNNNNNNNNNNNNNNNNNNNNNNNNNNNNNNNNNNNNNNNNNNNNNNNNNNNNNNNNNNNNNNNNNNNNNNNNNNNNNNNNNNNNNNNNNNNNNNNNNNNNNNNNNNNNNNNNNNNNNNNNNNNNNNNNNNNNNNNNNNNNNNNNNNNNNNNNNNNNNNNNNNNNNNNNNNNNNNNNNNNNNNNNNNNNNNNNNNNNNNNNNNNNNNNNNNNNNNNNNNNNNNNNNNNNNNNNNNNNNNNNNNNNNNNNNNNNNNNNNNNNNNNNNNNNNNNNNNNNNNNNNNNNNNNNNNNNNNNNNNNNNNNNNNNNNNNNNNNNNNNNNNNNNNNNNNNNNNNNNNNNNNNNNNNNNNNNNNNNNNNNNNNNNNNNNNNNNNNNNNNNNNNNNNNNNNNNNNNNNNNNNNNNNNNNNNNNNNNNNNNNNNNNNNNNNNNNNNNNNNNNNNNNNNNNNNNNNNNNNNNNNNNNNNNNNNNNNNNNNNNNNNNNNNNNNNNNNNNNNNNNNNNNNNNNNNNNNNNNNNNNNNNNNNNNNNNNNNNNNNNNNNNNNNNNNNNNNNNNNNNNNNNNNNNNNNNNNNNNNNNNNNNNNNNNNNNNNNNNNNNNNNNNNNNNNNNNNNNNNNNNNNNNNNNNNNNNNNNNNNNNNNNNNNNNNNNNNNNNNNNNNNNNNNNNNNNNNNNNNNNNNNNNNNNNNNNNNNNNNNNNNNNNNNNNNNNNNNNNNNNNNNNNNNNNNNNNNNNNNNNNNNNNNNNNNNNNNNNNNNNNNNNNNNNNNNNNNNNNNNNNNNNNNNNNNNNNNNNNNNNNNNNNNNNNNNNNNNNNNNNNNNNNNNNNNNNNNNNNNNNNNNNNNNNNNNNNNNNNNNNNNNNNNNNNNNNNNNNNNNNNNNNNNNNNNNNNNNNNNNNNNNNNNNNNNNNNNNNNNNNNNNNNNNNNNNNNNNNNNNNNNNNNNNNNNNNNNNNNNNNNNNNNNNNNNNNNNNNNNNNNNNNNNNNNNNNNNNNNNNNNNNNNNNNNNNNNNNNNNNNNNNNNNNNNNNNNNNNNNNNNNNNNNNNNNNNNNNNNNNNNNNNNNNNNNNNNNNNNNNNNNNNNNNNNNNNNNNNNNNNNNNNNNNNNNNNNNNNNNNNNNNNNNNNNNNNNNNNNNNNNNNNNNNNNNNNNNNNNNNNNNNNNNNNNNNNNNNNNNNNNNNNNNNNNNNNNNNNNNNNNNNNNNNNNNNNNNNNNNNNNNNNNNNNNNNNNNNNNNNNNNNNNNNNN is a window encoding:
- the LOC107637441 gene encoding TMV resistance protein N-like, producing MKGRGQIVTTGGSSSSDKGAALSSHFRYDVFLSFRGYTRLKFTDTLYHALINKRIDTFEGSLLEAIERSMMSILILCHKYPTSQWCLDELIKIMECSENGRKPPVLPVYFNVAKSDVQFQLNEYGKAMAAHEEKGR